The following coding sequences are from one Paracoccus alcaliphilus window:
- a CDS encoding sensor histidine kinase — MQVDSRDGVGRAALLRRVALSAGLTLLAVAALAAIFAISRGIAVERVRESAQATLGSRVQAIESVLEKQRAVATVLASDELVRRAVADPDSHHREVSRKLERLQQETRSAVIYLVDAGGLAFSASNWNQPDSFVGNDYGFRDYFTQALRQGEATQFALGTVSHRPGLYLSHDVQPLGGDTAAGVIVVKFEFDDLEQNWARSDARDRQLTYVADGTGQVVLTYRDAMRFRSEPAPDGGLIPVSVPVPGIDWRMVQLVPMRLADQNAALVTGTAGFGLTLLAGAAGWGLRARRRSARRAAQEARYRADLEAAVAARTRALSDEMRERRAAEQRLTNLQSEMEQANRLATLGQITAGVAHEVNQPLMTIRLLAENAHDMAGGTVTQLLRDNLARILRMTDRIGQITTELRGFARKPTGAVGPVVLRDALEAALLLTASGRRGDGMRLVLPDILDDLTVQAETVRLEQVLVNLIRNAQEALADHPDPEIRIDLTLGGDSLRLSVCDNGPGLSPEMAQQLFTPFATSKPEGLGLGLVISEEIARSFGGRLWAMPPQPGQGATFHLELPRVT; from the coding sequence TGCCATCAGCCGGGGCATCGCGGTCGAAAGGGTGCGCGAAAGCGCGCAGGCGACGCTGGGATCGCGGGTGCAGGCCATCGAAAGCGTCCTGGAAAAGCAGCGCGCCGTCGCCACCGTTCTGGCCTCGGACGAGTTGGTGCGCCGCGCCGTCGCCGACCCCGACAGCCACCACCGCGAGGTCTCGCGCAAGCTGGAACGGCTGCAACAGGAAACCCGCAGCGCGGTGATCTATCTGGTGGATGCCGGGGGGCTGGCCTTCTCGGCCTCGAACTGGAACCAGCCGGACAGTTTCGTCGGCAATGACTATGGCTTTCGCGACTATTTCACCCAGGCGCTGCGGCAGGGCGAGGCCACGCAATTCGCGCTTGGCACCGTCAGCCACCGGCCCGGGCTTTATCTGTCCCATGATGTGCAGCCTCTGGGCGGTGACACGGCGGCAGGGGTGATCGTGGTCAAGTTCGAATTCGACGATCTGGAGCAGAACTGGGCAAGATCCGATGCCCGGGATCGGCAGCTGACCTATGTCGCGGATGGCACGGGGCAGGTGGTGCTGACCTATCGGGACGCCATGCGCTTTCGGTCCGAACCCGCGCCGGATGGCGGGCTGATCCCGGTATCGGTGCCGGTGCCGGGGATCGACTGGCGGATGGTGCAACTGGTGCCGATGCGGCTGGCCGATCAGAATGCGGCGCTGGTCACCGGCACGGCGGGGTTCGGGCTGACGCTTCTGGCCGGGGCCGCGGGCTGGGGTCTGCGCGCCCGCCGCCGCAGCGCGCGCCGCGCCGCGCAAGAGGCACGCTATCGCGCCGATCTGGAAGCTGCCGTCGCCGCCCGCACCCGCGCGCTGTCCGACGAGATGCGCGAACGCCGCGCCGCCGAACAGCGCCTGACCAACCTGCAATCCGAGATGGAGCAGGCCAATCGGCTGGCAACCCTGGGCCAGATCACCGCAGGCGTGGCGCATGAGGTCAACCAGCCGCTGATGACGATCCGCCTGCTGGCCGAAAACGCCCATGACATGGCGGGCGGCACCGTCACCCAGCTCCTGCGCGACAATCTGGCCCGGATCCTGCGCATGACCGACCGGATCGGCCAGATCACCACCGAATTGCGCGGTTTTGCCCGTAAACCCACCGGCGCGGTCGGCCCGGTCGTTCTGCGCGACGCGCTGGAGGCCGCCTTGCTGCTGACCGCCAGCGGGCGGCGCGGCGACGGGATGCGGCTGGTCCTGCCCGACATCCTCGACGATCTGACCGTGCAGGCCGAAACCGTCCGGCTGGAGCAGGTTCTGGTCAACCTGATCCGCAACGCGCAAGAGGCTCTGGCAGACCATCCCGATCCAGAAATTCGCATCGACCTGACATTGGGCGGCGACAGCCTGCGCCTGTCGGTCTGCGACAACGGGCCGGGTCTGTCGCCCGAGATGGCGCAGCAGCTGTTCACCCCCTTCGCCACCTCGAAACCCGAGGGGCTGGGGCTGGGGCTGGTCATCTCCGAAGAGATCGCGCGATCCTTTGGCGGGCGGTTATGGGCCATGCCGCCGCAACCGGGGCAGGGCGCGACATTCCATCTTGAACTGCCGAGGGTCACATGA
- a CDS encoding sigma-54-dependent transcriptional regulator: MNDALVMLVEDDEDLLAAQVQTLEMAGFRVQPFARAADALEALDTEFPGVVLSDVRMPQMDGLQLFRHIHALDPDLPVILLTGHGDVQMAVQALKQGVYDFLTKPAGRDELQAALHRALSARALVIENRRLRAQALEPVASDMLIGQSRFMLDLRETLDRDPLAAGDLLITGGPGSGKQTVARAIHARSQRRARPFVAIACAALDEARFDAELMGAGPGDSRLPRQGGRLEKAHRGVLYLDEVDALSPVLQARLLALIEAGEIWPAGAVAPRPLDLRIIASTMRDLSRLVEAGAFRADLYYRLSRLVIEMPPLSARREDIPALFSHFLLAACQRLSLPVAPVTGAVKARLSGYGWPGNLSELRQFAESHALGLTPAGGGGSAADQPSLADMVAGYEAELIRDALRQAEGNATQAMARLKLPRKTFYDKLNRHGIRPSDFRAADGA, from the coding sequence ATGAACGACGCATTGGTCATGCTGGTCGAGGATGACGAAGACCTGCTGGCGGCGCAGGTCCAGACGCTGGAAATGGCCGGTTTCCGGGTGCAGCCCTTTGCCCGCGCCGCCGACGCGCTGGAGGCGCTGGACACAGAGTTTCCCGGCGTCGTGCTGTCGGATGTGCGGATGCCGCAGATGGACGGGTTGCAGTTGTTCCGCCATATCCACGCGCTTGATCCCGATCTGCCGGTGATCCTGCTGACCGGGCATGGCGATGTGCAGATGGCGGTGCAGGCGCTGAAACAGGGGGTCTATGATTTCCTGACCAAGCCCGCGGGCCGGGACGAGTTGCAGGCCGCGCTGCATCGTGCGCTGTCGGCGCGGGCGCTGGTGATCGAGAACCGCCGCTTGCGGGCGCAGGCGCTGGAACCCGTGGCCTCGGACATGCTGATCGGGCAAAGCCGCTTCATGCTGGATCTGCGCGAAACGCTGGACCGCGATCCGCTGGCGGCGGGAGATCTGCTGATCACCGGCGGGCCGGGCAGCGGCAAGCAGACCGTCGCCCGCGCCATCCACGCCCGAAGCCAGCGCCGCGCCCGCCCCTTTGTCGCCATCGCCTGCGCCGCGCTGGACGAGGCGCGGTTCGATGCCGAACTGATGGGCGCCGGGCCGGGCGACAGCCGCCTGCCCCGTCAGGGCGGCAGGCTGGAAAAGGCCCATCGCGGCGTTCTGTATCTGGACGAGGTCGATGCGTTGAGCCCGGTCCTTCAGGCCCGTCTGCTGGCGCTGATCGAGGCGGGCGAGATCTGGCCCGCAGGGGCCGTCGCGCCACGCCCGCTGGATCTGCGGATCATCGCCTCGACCATGCGCGATCTGTCGCGGCTGGTCGAGGCGGGCGCGTTCCGGGCCGATCTCTATTACCGCCTGTCGCGGCTGGTGATCGAGATGCCGCCGCTGTCGGCCCGGCGCGAGGATATCCCGGCGCTGTTCAGCCATTTCCTGCTGGCCGCCTGCCAGCGGCTGAGCCTGCCGGTGGCGCCTGTCACCGGGGCGGTCAAGGCGCGGCTGTCAGGCTATGGCTGGCCCGGCAATCTCAGCGAACTTAGGCAATTCGCGGAAAGCCACGCGCTGGGGCTGACCCCCGCTGGCGGGGGCGGGTCGGCGGCGGATCAGCCCTCGCTGGCCGATATGGTCGCCGGATACGAGGCCGAACTGATCCGCGACGCGCTGCGGCAGGCCGAAGGCAATGCGACGCAGGCGATGGCGCGGCTGAAGCTGCCGCGCAAGACCTTCTATGACAAGCTGAACCGCCACGGCATCCGCCCGTCGGATTTCCGCGCCGCTGACGGCGCGTGA
- a CDS encoding quaternary amine ABC transporter ATP-binding protein: MNDHVKVSIRNLYKIFGDNPKAALADVRAGMTKPELLAQRNHVLGLSDINVDMREGQTTVIMGLSGSGKSTLIRHLNRLIEPTAGEVLVDGENILTWGQSRLRELRRKTMSMVFQKFALLPHRTVRENAGMALATQGIARKDYEAEADKWLERVGLGGYGARYPHQLSGGMQQRVGIARALTSNSGIMLMDEAFSALDPLIRTDMQDLLNELQDELRKTIIFITHDLDEALKLADHLVILKDGQVVQQGEPQHILLNPADPYIEAFVSDINRARVLRVRSVMTEGDSGGEISGEVDHNANLESIIAMSGGALNHRYRVTKDGRGVGVLEMPAVVRALAPRQPGSAQSESA, translated from the coding sequence ATGAACGATCACGTCAAGGTTTCGATCCGCAATCTCTACAAGATCTTCGGGGATAATCCAAAAGCCGCGCTGGCCGATGTGAGGGCGGGCATGACCAAGCCCGAACTGCTGGCGCAACGCAACCACGTTCTGGGCCTCAGCGACATCAACGTGGACATGCGCGAGGGGCAGACCACCGTCATCATGGGCCTGTCGGGTTCGGGCAAATCGACGCTGATCCGGCACCTGAACCGGCTGATCGAACCCACCGCGGGCGAGGTGCTGGTGGATGGCGAGAACATCCTGACATGGGGTCAGTCCCGGCTGCGGGAACTGCGCCGCAAGACCATGTCGATGGTGTTCCAGAAATTCGCCCTGCTGCCGCATCGCACGGTGCGGGAAAATGCTGGCATGGCGCTGGCCACGCAGGGCATCGCGCGCAAGGATTACGAGGCCGAGGCCGACAAATGGCTGGAACGCGTGGGTCTGGGCGGCTATGGCGCGCGCTACCCGCACCAGTTGTCGGGCGGCATGCAGCAACGCGTGGGGATCGCCCGCGCGCTGACCTCGAATTCCGGCATCATGCTGATGGACGAGGCGTTTTCGGCGCTGGACCCGCTGATCCGCACCGACATGCAGGATCTGCTGAACGAGTTGCAGGACGAATTGCGCAAGACCATCATCTTCATCACCCATGATCTGGACGAGGCGCTGAAGCTGGCCGATCATCTGGTGATCCTGAAGGACGGTCAGGTCGTCCAGCAAGGAGAGCCGCAGCATATCCTGCTGAACCCCGCCGACCCCTATATCGAGGCCTTCGTCAGCGACATCAACCGCGCGCGGGTGCTGCGGGTGCGCTCGGTCATGACCGAGGGCGACAGCGGCGGCGAAATCTCGGGCGAGGTCGATCACAACGCCAATCTGGAAAGCATCATCGCCATGTCGGGGGGCGCGCTGAACCACCGCTATCGCGTGACGAAGGACGGCCGTGGCGTCGGCGTTCTGGAAATGCCCGCCGTGGTCCGCGCATTGGCGCCCCGCCAGCCCGGCTCTGCCCAAAGCGAAAGCGCCTGA
- a CDS encoding ABC transporter permease: MARYDGLFDSLGLREWCDGGSGQDGPMSMADLLARTRGGADTGGGSWWDLPMPSLNNLHEACGAIPQTRDLTLGLERAFLSARDTLRIVLDPATQPLSWMLREMLWLMTSLPWFIMLPILFLLTWLVSRSWRVVLLVVLSLGFLTFVDHYTAAMQTLAIIFVCAFICVLFGVPLGIAMSRSDRLQRIVIPILDMLQTLPAFVYLIPLIFLFSVTEPKLYGIAIILYAIVPIVRLTDLGIRLVDRDVIEAADAFGMTGRQKLFGVQIPLALPNIMAGVNQTIMMSLAMVVIASLVSAPGLGVLVLRGIRNLELGVGLIAGLGIVLLAIVLDRVTKASLARIDTSKSHN, translated from the coding sequence ATGGCACGATATGACGGCTTGTTCGACAGCCTTGGGCTGAGGGAATGGTGCGACGGCGGCAGCGGGCAGGATGGTCCGATGTCGATGGCCGATCTGCTGGCGCGCACGCGCGGTGGCGCGGATACCGGCGGTGGCAGCTGGTGGGATCTGCCGATGCCGTCGCTGAACAACCTGCACGAGGCCTGCGGCGCGATCCCGCAAACCCGCGATCTGACGCTGGGGCTGGAACGCGCCTTCCTGTCTGCCCGCGACACGCTGCGCATCGTGCTGGACCCGGCGACGCAACCGCTGTCATGGATGCTGCGCGAGATGCTGTGGCTGATGACCTCGCTGCCGTGGTTCATCATGCTGCCGATCCTGTTTCTGCTGACCTGGCTGGTGTCGCGGTCGTGGCGGGTCGTGCTGCTGGTGGTGCTGTCGCTGGGGTTCCTGACCTTCGTCGATCACTATACCGCCGCCATGCAGACGCTGGCGATCATCTTTGTCTGCGCCTTCATCTGCGTGCTGTTCGGGGTACCGCTTGGCATCGCCATGTCACGCAGCGACCGGTTGCAGCGGATCGTCATCCCGATCCTCGACATGCTGCAAACCCTGCCCGCCTTCGTCTATCTGATCCCGCTGATCTTCCTGTTCAGCGTTACCGAACCCAAGCTGTATGGCATCGCGATCATCCTTTACGCGATCGTGCCCATCGTGCGGCTGACCGATCTGGGCATCCGCCTTGTGGATCGCGACGTGATCGAGGCCGCCGACGCCTTCGGCATGACCGGGCGGCAAAAGCTGTTCGGGGTGCAGATTCCGCTGGCTTTGCCCAACATCATGGCGGGCGTGAACCAGACCATCATGATGAGCCTTGCCATGGTCGTCATCGCCTCGCTGGTCTCGGCGCCGGGGCTGGGCGTGCTGGTGCTGCGCGGCATCCGCAATCTGGAACTGGGGGTCGGGCTGATCGCGGGCCTTGGCATCGTGCTGCTGGCCATCGTGCTGGACCGCGTCACCAAGGCATCGCTGGCACGCATCGATACCAGCAAATCGCATAACTGA
- a CDS encoding ABC transporter substrate-binding protein, protein MKAIASAAALSLGMAFAAPAMAQDAEQCGDVSIAQMGWASAEVITEVAKFLLEQGYGCNVSLVNSDTIPAITSVAENGEPDVVTDLWLNSAGEAYTKLEEAGTMVTLANVLEPGGVEGWWLPTYLVEAHPELATIEGVMENPELVGGRFNNCPEGWGCRVVSDNLIRALDLESSGIEVFNHGSGETLASSMGSAVTNEEPWFGYYWGPTVPLGKYDMTRIELGEYDEEKFTPLQNPNAPDPQVSEFPVAPSVTAVTSVLEEQKPQVVEFLRHMTFNTDDMSALLAWQDENSASAQEVAVHYLTNHTDEWSGWLSDEARENLSALLEQN, encoded by the coding sequence ATGAAAGCCATTGCATCAGCAGCCGCCCTTTCATTGGGGATGGCCTTCGCCGCCCCGGCCATGGCGCAGGACGCCGAACAATGCGGCGACGTGTCCATCGCGCAAATGGGCTGGGCCTCGGCCGAGGTCATCACCGAAGTCGCCAAGTTCCTGCTGGAACAGGGCTATGGCTGCAATGTCAGTCTGGTGAACTCGGACACCATCCCGGCGATCACCTCGGTCGCGGAAAACGGTGAACCCGATGTCGTCACCGACCTGTGGCTGAATTCGGCGGGCGAGGCCTATACCAAGCTGGAAGAGGCCGGAACCATGGTCACGCTGGCCAATGTGCTGGAACCCGGCGGGGTCGAGGGCTGGTGGCTGCCGACCTATCTGGTCGAGGCGCATCCCGAACTGGCCACCATCGAAGGTGTCATGGAAAACCCCGAACTGGTCGGCGGGCGCTTCAACAACTGTCCCGAAGGCTGGGGCTGCCGTGTGGTCAGCGACAACCTGATCCGGGCGCTGGATCTGGAATCCTCGGGGATCGAGGTGTTCAACCACGGCTCGGGCGAGACGCTGGCATCCTCGATGGGTTCGGCGGTGACCAATGAGGAACCGTGGTTCGGCTATTACTGGGGTCCGACCGTGCCTCTGGGCAAATACGACATGACCCGGATCGAGCTGGGCGAATATGACGAGGAAAAATTCACGCCCCTGCAGAACCCCAACGCGCCCGATCCGCAGGTGTCCGAATTCCCCGTCGCCCCCAGCGTGACCGCCGTCACCTCGGTGCTGGAAGAGCAAAAACCGCAGGTCGTCGAATTCCTGCGCCACATGACCTTCAACACCGACGACATGAGCGCGCTGCTGGCATGGCAGGATGAAAACAGCGCTTCGGCGCAGGAAGTCGCGGTCCATTACCTGACCAACCACACCGACGAGTGGTCCGGCTGGCTGAGCGATGAGGCGCGGGAAAACCTGTCGGCGCTGCTGGAACAGAACTGA
- the gcvP gene encoding aminomethyl-transferring glycine dehydrogenase: MTRWSPTDYNPDDFANRRHIGPSPAEMAEMLKAVGADSLDALIEQTVPAAIRQSEPLDWPALSEAALLARMEEVAKKNRVMTSLIGQGYYGAVTPPAIQRNILENPAWYTAYTPYQPEIAQGRLEALLNFQTMVSDLTGLPVANASLLDEATAAAEAMAMAKRQAKSKAGAFFVDRGLHPQTIAVIETRAAPLGIEVVIGAAEDLDPAQVFGAIFQYPGTYGHVRDLSGDIAALHVAGALAVIATDLLALCLLKEPGAMGADIAVGSAQRFGVPMGYGGPHAGFMSCKDELKRAMPGRIVGVSIDASGNRAYRLSLQTREQHIRREKATSNVCTAQALLAVMASFYAVFHGPVGLRAIAQRVHLNAVTVANALRAAGAEVAPDAFFDTITVRVGVGQAGILAAAEQRGINLRKVGRDRVGISVDETTDAGVIARLLDAFGIDEAAAPATLPAIPDDLLRDSDYLTHPVFHMNRAESEMMRYMRRLSDRDLALDRAMIPLGSCTMKLNAAAEMMPLTWPEFGALHPFAPRDQAAGYAEAIGDLVDKLCAITGYDAFSMQPNSGAQGEYAGLLTIAAYHRARGEDRDICLIPVSAHGTNPASAQMAGMKVVVVKSAPNGDIDLEDFSDKAAKAGDRLAAVMITYPSTHGVFEDTVREVCRITHEHGGQVYIDGANMNALVGLVKPGDIGGDVSHLNLHKTFAIPHGGGGPGMGPIGVKAHLAPFLPGDPREDDSGAVSAAPYGSASILLISWAYILMMGGAGLTQATRVAILNANYVASRLSGAYPILFMGNRGRVAHECILDTRPFAEHGITVDDIAKRLIDNGFHAPTMSWPVSGTLMVEPTESETKAEIDRFITALLAIRDEITEVAEGRISAEDSPLRHAPHTVEDLVAEWDRAYSREQGCFPPGAFRVDKYWPPVGRVDNAYGDRNLICTCPPLEDYAEAAE; encoded by the coding sequence ATGACCCGTTGGAGCCCGACCGACTATAACCCCGATGATTTTGCGAATCGCCGCCATATCGGCCCCTCTCCGGCGGAGATGGCCGAGATGCTGAAGGCGGTGGGGGCGGACAGCCTTGATGCGCTGATCGAGCAGACCGTGCCCGCCGCGATCCGGCAAAGCGAGCCGCTGGACTGGCCGGCGCTGTCCGAAGCCGCGTTGCTGGCCCGGATGGAGGAGGTCGCGAAGAAGAACCGGGTGATGACCAGCCTGATCGGTCAGGGCTATTACGGCGCTGTCACGCCGCCCGCGATCCAGCGCAATATCCTGGAAAACCCGGCCTGGTACACGGCCTATACGCCCTATCAGCCCGAGATCGCGCAGGGGCGGCTGGAGGCCTTGCTGAATTTCCAGACCATGGTCAGCGATCTGACCGGCCTGCCCGTCGCCAATGCCAGCCTGCTGGACGAGGCGACGGCGGCGGCCGAGGCGATGGCCATGGCGAAGCGGCAGGCGAAGTCGAAGGCCGGGGCGTTCTTTGTGGACCGTGGCCTGCATCCGCAGACCATCGCGGTGATCGAGACGCGCGCCGCGCCGTTGGGGATCGAAGTCGTCATCGGTGCCGCCGAGGATCTGGATCCGGCGCAGGTCTTTGGCGCGATTTTCCAGTATCCCGGCACCTATGGCCATGTCCGCGATCTGAGCGGCGATATCGCTGCGCTGCATGTCGCCGGGGCGCTGGCCGTGATCGCCACCGATCTGCTGGCGCTGTGCCTGCTGAAGGAGCCGGGCGCGATGGGGGCCGATATCGCCGTGGGTTCGGCGCAGCGGTTCGGGGTGCCGATGGGCTATGGCGGGCCGCATGCCGGGTTCATGTCCTGCAAGGATGAGTTGAAGCGCGCCATGCCCGGGCGGATCGTCGGCGTGTCCATCGATGCCAGCGGCAACCGCGCCTATCGGCTGTCGCTGCAGACCCGCGAGCAGCATATCCGGCGCGAGAAGGCGACCAGCAATGTCTGTACCGCGCAGGCGCTGCTGGCGGTGATGGCATCGTTCTATGCCGTGTTTCACGGGCCGGTGGGTCTGCGCGCCATTGCGCAGCGGGTCCATCTGAACGCGGTGACGGTGGCCAATGCGCTGCGTGCCGCCGGGGCCGAGGTGGCGCCGGATGCGTTTTTCGACACCATCACCGTGCGGGTGGGCGTGGGGCAGGCCGGGATTCTGGCCGCCGCCGAGCAGCGCGGCATCAACCTGCGCAAGGTGGGTCGCGACCGCGTCGGGATCAGCGTTGATGAGACCACCGATGCGGGCGTGATCGCGCGGCTGCTGGACGCCTTTGGCATCGACGAGGCGGCGGCGCCTGCGACCTTGCCCGCCATTCCCGACGATCTGCTGCGCGACAGCGATTACCTGACCCATCCGGTCTTTCACATGAACCGGGCGGAATCCGAGATGATGCGCTATATGCGGCGTCTGTCGGATCGCGATCTGGCACTGGACCGGGCGATGATCCCGCTGGGGTCCTGCACGATGAAGCTGAACGCGGCGGCCGAGATGATGCCGCTGACATGGCCCGAATTCGGCGCGCTGCATCCCTTTGCCCCGCGCGATCAGGCGGCGGGCTATGCCGAGGCGATCGGCGATCTGGTGGACAAGCTGTGCGCGATCACCGGCTATGACGCGTTTTCCATGCAGCCCAACAGCGGCGCGCAGGGGGAATATGCGGGGTTGCTGACGATTGCAGCCTATCACCGCGCGCGCGGGGAGGATCGCGATATCTGCCTGATCCCGGTGTCCGCCCATGGCACCAACCCGGCCAGCGCGCAGATGGCCGGGATGAAGGTCGTGGTGGTGAAATCGGCGCCGAATGGCGATATCGACCTTGAGGATTTCAGCGACAAGGCCGCGAAGGCCGGGGACAGGCTGGCGGCGGTGATGATCACCTATCCCAGCACGCATGGCGTTTTCGAGGATACGGTCCGCGAGGTCTGCCGGATCACGCATGAACATGGCGGGCAGGTCTATATCGACGGGGCGAACATGAACGCGCTGGTCGGACTGGTGAAACCGGGCGATATCGGCGGCGATGTCAGCCACCTGAACCTGCACAAGACCTTTGCCATCCCGCATGGCGGTGGCGGCCCCGGCATGGGGCCCATCGGCGTCAAGGCGCATCTGGCGCCCTTCCTGCCCGGCGATCCGCGCGAGGATGACAGTGGCGCGGTCAGTGCGGCGCCTTATGGCTCGGCCTCGATCCTGCTGATTTCATGGGCCTATATCCTGATGATGGGCGGGGCCGGGCTGACGCAGGCGACGCGGGTCGCGATCCTGAACGCGAACTATGTCGCGTCGCGCCTGTCGGGGGCATATCCGATCCTGTTCATGGGCAATCGCGGCCGCGTGGCGCATGAGTGCATTCTGGACACCCGCCCCTTTGCCGAACATGGCATCACCGTGGACGATATCGCCAAGCGACTGATCGACAACGGTTTCCACGCGCCGACGATGAGCTGGCCGGTTTCCGGCACGCTGATGGTGGAACCCACGGAATCCGAAACCAAGGCCGAAATCGACCGCTTCATCACCGCCCTGCTGGCGATCCGCGACGAGATCACCGAGGTGGCCGAGGGCCGCATCAGTGCCGAGGACAGCCCGCTGCGCCACGCGCCGCATACGGTCGAGGATCTGGTGGCCGAATGGGACCGCGCATACAGCCGCGAGCAGGGTTGCTTTCCGCCGGGCGCCTTCCGGGTGGACAAATACTGGCCGCCGGTCGGGCGCGTGGACAATGCTTATGGCGACCGCAACCTGATCTGCACCTGCCCGCCGCTGGAGGACTACGCCGAGGCGGCGGAATAA
- the gcvH gene encoding glycine cleavage system protein GcvH: MLKYTEDHEWLRAEGDEIVVGITGHASEQLGDVVFIELPEEGREVEAGEEIVVIESVKAASDITAPVAGVITAVNSALADNPGDVNADPLAAWFFRVKPTDAGVMEGFLDEAAYNALIG; encoded by the coding sequence ATGCTGAAATATACCGAAGACCATGAATGGCTGCGCGCCGAGGGCGACGAGATCGTCGTCGGCATCACCGGACATGCCAGCGAGCAATTGGGCGATGTCGTCTTCATCGAACTGCCCGAGGAGGGCCGCGAGGTCGAGGCCGGCGAAGAGATCGTGGTGATCGAATCGGTCAAGGCGGCCTCGGACATCACCGCGCCGGTGGCGGGCGTGATCACGGCGGTGAATTCGGCGCTGGCCGACAATCCGGGCGATGTGAATGCCGACCCGCTGGCGGCGTGGTTCTTTCGCGTCAAGCCGACCGACGCGGGCGTGATGGAGGGCTTTCTGGACGAGGCCGCCTATAACGCGCTGATCGGCTGA
- the gcvT gene encoding glycine cleavage system aminomethyltransferase GcvT, which yields MSDSNRRTGLYDLHIQEGGRMVPFAGWDMPVQFAAGVLTEHLHTRAQAGMFDVSHMGQVLVIPEDGNIETAAKALETLIPADVLGLAQGRQRYGLFTNERGGILDDLMFANRGDHFLLVVNAACADQDIAHLGGLSGVTVRPVTDRGLIALQGPAAETVLARLVPGVDDMRFMDLRDFDWQDAVLWISRAGYTGEDGFEISIPDTHLRAFAEALLDNPEVLPVGLGARDSLRLEAGLPLYGHDMDPDVSPAEAGLGWSIPKIRRQGGARAGGFPGADAVLAELTDGPRRIRRGLRPEGRAPIREGVAIFEAEQGGEPLGHIRSGGFGPSVGGPVAMALLDPSLPDGTRLWAELRGKRIPVTIAPLPFLPPSYKR from the coding sequence ATGTCCGACAGCAATCGCCGGACCGGGCTTTACGATCTGCATATTCAGGAAGGCGGGCGAATGGTGCCCTTCGCGGGCTGGGACATGCCGGTGCAATTCGCCGCCGGAGTGCTGACCGAACATCTGCATACCCGCGCGCAGGCCGGGATGTTCGATGTCAGCCATATGGGTCAGGTTCTGGTCATCCCCGAGGATGGCAATATCGAAACCGCCGCGAAGGCGCTGGAGACGCTGATCCCCGCCGATGTGCTGGGTCTGGCGCAGGGACGGCAGCGTTACGGGTTGTTCACGAATGAACGCGGCGGGATTCTGGACGACCTGATGTTCGCCAATCGCGGCGATCATTTCCTGCTGGTGGTCAATGCCGCCTGCGCCGATCAGGATATCGCCCATCTGGGCGGCCTGTCTGGCGTTACGGTCCGGCCCGTCACCGATCGCGGGCTGATCGCGCTGCAGGGCCCCGCCGCCGAAACCGTGCTGGCGCGGCTGGTGCCCGGCGTGGATGACATGCGCTTCATGGATCTGCGCGATTTCGACTGGCAGGATGCGGTGCTGTGGATTTCCCGCGCGGGCTATACCGGAGAGGACGGGTTCGAGATCTCGATCCCCGATACGCATCTGCGCGCCTTTGCCGAGGCGCTGCTGGACAATCCCGAAGTGCTGCCGGTTGGTCTGGGCGCCCGCGACAGCCTGCGGCTGGAGGCCGGGCTGCCGCTCTATGGTCACGACATGGACCCCGACGTGTCCCCGGCCGAGGCCGGGCTGGGCTGGTCGATCCCGAAAATCCGCCGTCAGGGCGGGGCGCGGGCGGGTGGTTTTCCCGGCGCCGATGCGGTTCTGGCGGAACTGACGGACGGACCCCGGCGCATCCGTCGCGGGCTGCGTCCCGAGGGTCGCGCCCCGATCCGAGAGGGCGTCGCGATCTTCGAGGCCGAACAGGGCGGTGAGCCCCTGGGCCATATCCGCTCGGGCGGGTTCGGCCCGTCGGTCGGCGGGCCGGTGGCGATGGCGCTGCTGGACCCGAGCCTGCCCGACGGCACCCGCCTGTGGGCCGAGTTGCGCGGCAAGCGCATCCCGGTGACCATCGCGCCGCTGCCTTTCCTTCCCCCCTCCTATAAACGCTGA